The genomic region tatataacataaatataataaaagtatttaattttaataataataaattttgCGTAAAGAaatctaatatatattttacacatatatttatttatttatgcccatatatatatatatatatataatatggaAACTATACAAGAACTAATACTTTCTGAGGAAAATAAAACTAATATCGCCGTATTAAACTTAGGAACaaataatagaaaaaacGCTGTGTTGATTCTAGAAACTGCTCTGCACCTTGTCGAAAAATATTTAGGTAAGaaaaaagtataataaaataaataaatacacaaacaaagaaatatatatatatatatatatatatatatacatatgtgtatatacatacttttatatacatatcaCTCTTTgattctatatatttttatttttcacTTTGTAGGTAAAATTATTAACACGTCCTACTTGTATGAAACCGTTCCAGAATACATTGTATTAGATAAAAAGGAAAGTTGcgaaaaaataaacaacGATTGTCGTATATATGAtgttaattatattaacGAATTGATGCAAAATTTAGAAGAATCTAAATATGAAGAGaataaagaattaattGATAAATGTGAAGAATATGAAAGATTTTTGAAAAATGGAAAAGTTCATAATAGTATACTAAAGGAAGTAAATGtagaaaattatttattagaatgtaataatataatagtaaaaaatgacgaaataatgaaaaataatttaagcaaatataaagataaatattatactaGCTACTTTTATAATTTGACAGTTGTAATTAAAACTTTTGTAAATGATCCTCTTAGTATGTTGgtaattataaaatatattgaagaattaatgaaaagggaaaatgtaaaagaaaaagaaaaatttgAAAATCGTATAATAGATATAGATAttctattttttaatgattTTACAATCTTTATGAAAAACGTAAAAttggaaaaaaatatgatttataaaatactctcaaaatatattcatttcgaaagagatataaaaaatggaaatGACAATATATCTAAAgtaaatatgaataaggatataaatcctaataataataataataataataataaaaataaaaataatagtgATATTGATTGTGATTGTGATTGTGTGGATCAGATGATGAATAATCatgtgaataataaaaattatataaattctttTAGAGATCCActagaaataataaacaatatGGTAGATAAGATTGAATTTTTATCCATTCCTCATGTGTATACAACACACAGATATAGCATACTTTTATGCTTAAATGATATGATACCCGAATATAAGCATAATGTTTTAAATGATACCATCAGATGTTTATATAACCATTATGTGAGTAGGATGaaagaagaatataatataaatattaaagaaaataataaaaggatatatgtattaaaagatacaatttcttatttaaaagaaaaaacacATATTGTTGGAATATTAAATGTTAATTATGATTCTTTTTCAGATGGAGGTATTTTTGTTGAACCTAAACGTGCTGTTCAAAGAATGTTTGAAATGATAAATGAAGGTGCTAGTGTTATAGATATAGGTGGAGAATCTTCCGCTCCTTTTGTTATACCTAATCCAAAAATTAGTGAAAGAGATTTAGTAGTACCTGTATTACAATTATTTCAAAAAGAATGGaatgatataaaagataaaattgTTAAATGTGATGCGAAACCAATTATAAGTATTGATACAATTAACTATAATGTTTTTAAAGAATGTGTTGATAATGATTTAgttgatatattaaatgatattaGTGCTTGTACGAATAATCcagaaattataaaattattaaaaaaaaaaaacaaattcTATAGTGTAGTTCTAATGCATAAAAGAGGAAATCCACATACAATGGATAAACTAACAAATTATGATAATCTAgtttatgatataaaaaattatttagaACAAAGATTAAATTTTCTTGTATTAAATGGAATACCTCGTTATAGGATACTATTTGATATTGGATTAGGATTTGCGAAGAAACATGATCAATCTATTAAACTCttacaaaatatacatgtatatgATGATTATCCACTTTTTATTGGATATTCAAGAAAAAGATTTATTGCCCATTGCATGAATGATCaaaatgttttaataaatacacAACAAAAATTACATGATGAGcaacaaaatgaaaataaaaatattctgGACAAATCACACAATTGGATGTTTCAGATGAATTACATGAGGAAAGACAAGGATCAACTtttatatcaaaaaaatatatgtggtgtgtttaaaaaaaaaaaaaaaattcaaatgAATATACAAAAGTAACAATTCTATATATcttacatataaaatataaaaaatatatattcatgtATATCTATGTATTTCTTTTCAGGTGGATTGGCAATAGCTTCCTACAGCTATTATAAAAAGGTAGATCTAATAAGAGTTCATGATGTTTTAGAAACAAAATCGGTTTTGGATGTTTTAACAAAAATAGACCAAGTTTAATTTACAAAAGTGCAAACATGTGAgtaaacatatatatatatatatttatttatttatttatttatttacttacatatatttgttGTTCTTTTTCCTATTTTTCATGCTCATCACATGTCAAATAGCCTAATGATTTAGtgattttataaaattatcaaGAGTGGACTATTacgaaataaaaatacatttctttatacacacatatatatatatatatataaagaaacATACATTTTTCTTCCGTAAGTATTATAATAACTTACaatttatttcattaaatatttttgtaattataacataatataatatatatttatttaaaaattttttttttttaaacttaaaaattattaagtgttaaaataaaatgtaccaaaaatatattcataaaaagGAAAGTGTACGACGTATATtgaatgtatatataaaataaataaatgaattaatacataaatgtttatatatatgtaaatattgGATAACacacatttttatattttcttatcCATTTTCTTGGTAATATAATCAGTCCTTATTTCCATTTTCATTTCCTAACTGGTTCAAATGATTTTTTACGgaattcttttttttttccttcgGTGTACATACAGTCAAATTAAGAGGTAAATGACTATGAGATAAATGATAACATTCTTTTGATTCGTAGACAATTATAGGAAACGAATCATGTATATTTTCctcattaatattaattgaatatatattattaagaaatgaaataaattttcGAAGAGAAAGAAAACTCATTATTTTTGGTTTATTCTGCATAAAGGTATTACAATCGATTACAACTATATCATATACATCATCACaattaaatatgtatataccATATGgatatttaatttttattatgatatataatttgaaataatattt from Plasmodium reichenowi strain SY57 chromosome 8, whole genome shotgun sequence harbors:
- a CDS encoding dihydropteroate synthetase, putative — encoded protein: METIQELILSEENKTNIAVLNLGTNNRKNAVLILETALHLVEKYLGKIINTSYLYETVPEYIVLDKKESCEKINNDCRIYDVNYINELMQNLEESKYEENKELIDKCEEYERFLKNGKVHNSILKEVNVENYLLECNNIIVKNDEIMKNNLSKYKDKYYTSYFYNLTVVIKTFVNDPLSMLVIIKYIEELMKRENVKEKEKFENRIIDIDILFFNDFTIFMKNVKLEKNMIYKILSKYIHFERDIKNGNDNISKVNMNKDINPNNNNNNNNKNKNNSDIDCDCDCVDQMMNNHVNNKNYINSFRDPLEIINNMVDKIEFLSIPHVYTTHRYSILLCLNDMIPEYKHNVLNDTIRCLYNHYVSRMKEEYNINIKENNKRIYVLKDTISYLKEKTHIVGILNVNYDSFSDGGIFVEPKRAVQRMFEMINEGASVIDIGGESSAPFVIPNPKISERDLVVPVLQLFQKEWNDIKDKIVKCDAKPIISIDTINYNVFKECVDNDLVDILNDISACTNNPEIIKLLKKKNKFYSVVLMHKRGNPHTMDKLTNYDNLVYDIKNYLEQRLNFLVLNGIPRYRILFDIGLGFAKKHDQSIKLLQNIHVYDDYPLFIGYSRKRFIAHCMNDQNVLINTQQKLHDEQQNENKNILDKSHNWMFQMNYMRKDKDQLLYQKNICGGLAIASYSYYKKVDLIRVHDVLETKSVLDVLTKIDQV